The Zingiber officinale cultivar Zhangliang chromosome 10A, Zo_v1.1, whole genome shotgun sequence genome contains a region encoding:
- the LOC122028281 gene encoding protein SMAX1-like — protein sequence MKAGLSTIQQTLTPEAAAVLTQSIGEAARRSHGQATPLHVAAMLLAAPGGLLRQACARSHNLEAPSSHPLRCRALELCFSVALDRLPASAAAAAEPSISNALMAALKRAQANQRRGCPQHQPPLLAVKVNLEQLVMSILDDPSISRVMREASFSSTAVKAAIEQSLPSSSSAAIAAAVSRNVYLNPRLHYPHGGGGVGGGSSGADRPREDEVKRVLDILSRPTKRNPILVGDCDLDATLQQVLQRIRSLDAPSPLRNAQILPFAKEIASISAADHSLLPTKIRELGSSIESSISSGDRAVILDLGDLKWLAESPSGAGKPSLSETSRATVQEMASLWKHFQGNSRMWLVGAASSATYLRCQVYYPTLENDLDLQPVPIAPRFGGNNIHGNNVESLAASKALVGIGASGVLQRQPPSITDLSSRRTTLCPTCTGSYERELSILMAKGLEKDSAKPEDSRGLPQWLRIASSSPLQSEEEGLIRKRRSEELRSRWSETCSRLHHEYCRSSPTLSNPSSVLNPHRPPQLNLTLSQTGDAIAAKQPTNHPDSSVKADLVLGSPGVSTSSVAKTHQERLKDSIGCTQDMFAGHRSAKVGGISDIDMFKRLFSGLTEKVSWQQEAASAVASVVMQCKSGNGKRRGRATKGDIWLLLAGPDKIGKKKMATALSELMFGTGPMVVNFGHSPSTFGDVEESNLSLRGRTSMDRIAEEARRNPFSMIVLENIDQADMLAQGKIKKAIERGHLVDSYGREVSLGSIVFVLTSDWLPEGLKSSYSSLIEYEKTIVDSARGGFELELTIGNKTGKRHPTSICYDDRPIKLRKDSSVSTSLSLDLNLSVGEHEFDKGRLTVSHSTSSLASDLTQLVDGVVMFKPVHFAQLQRDVVESVSMKFTTTVGEGIAIRIDDEALDKITGGLWLSGATLDDWAERVLVPSLNQLRDNLKHEPGPRLIRLSATKRDQTRSNAKEWLPTTVAIAIDRDHDS from the exons ATGAAGGCGGGGCTGAGCACGATTCAACAGACGTTGACGCCGGAGGCCGCGGCCGTGCTGACGCAGTCGATTGGGGAGGCGGCGCGGCGGAGTCACGGGCAGGCGACGCCGCTGCACGTGGCGGCGATGCTGCTGGCGGCCCCTGGCGGGCTCCTCCGCCAGGCCTGCGCGCGCTCGCACAACCTGGAGGCGCCCTCGTCCCATCCCCTCCGCTGCCGCGCCCTCGAGCTCTGCTTCTCTGTCGCCCTCGACCGCCTCCCTGcctcggcggcggcggcggcggagcctAGTATCTCCAATGCACTCATGGCGGCCCTCAAGCGCGCGCAGGCCAACCAGCGCCGCGGGTGCCCCCAGCACCAGCCGCCGCTCCTCGCCGTCAAGGTCAACCTGGAGCAGCTCGTCATGTCCATCCTCGACGACCCTTCCATCAGCCGCGTCATGCGCGAGGCCAGCTTCTCCTCCACCGCCGTCAAAGCCGCCATCGAACAATCCCTTCCATCCTCCTCATCCGCCGCCATCGCCGCCGCCGTCTCCCGCAATGTCTACCTCAATCCCCGCCTTCACTACCCCCACGGCGGCGGCGGCGTAGGAGGAGGCTCCAGCGGCGCCGACCGGCCGAGAGAAGACGAAGTGAAGCGCGTCCTAGACATCCTCTCAAGACCCACAAAGCGAAACCCCATCCTCGTCGGCGACTGCGACCTCGACGCCACCCTCCAACAAGTGCTGCAGAGGATTCGCTCCCTCGACGCCCCGTCGCCGCTTCGCAACGCGCAAATTCTCCCCTTTGCGAAGGAAATCGCCTCCATTTCCGCCGCCGACCACTCCCTTCTCCCCACCAAGATCagggagctcggtagctcgatCGAGTCCTCCATCAGCAGCGGCGACCGCGCCGTGATTCTTGATCTGGGCGACTTAAAATGGCTCGCGGAGAGCCCCAGCGGCGCCGGAAAGCCATCCCTCTCCGAAACCAGCCGCGCTACTGTACAGGAAATGGCGAGCCTCTGGAAGCATTTCCAGGGGAACAGCCGGATGTGGCTCGTCGGAGCGGCGTCTTCCGCCACGTACCTCCGCTGCCAGGTGTACTACCCGACACTGGAGAACGACTTGGATCTCCAACCCGTCCCCATCGCGCCAAG ATTTGGAGGCAACAATATACATGGTAACAATGTCGAAAGCCTAGCGGCATCAAAAGCCTTAGTTGGAATAGGTGCCTCCGGAGTTCTTCAAAGACAACCACCATCGATCACTGATCTATCTTCTCGACGAACAACTCTCTGCCCCACTTGCACAGGAAGTTACGAGCGCGAATTGTCCATACTTATGGCCAAGGGGTTAGAGAAGGACTCCGCGAAACCGGAGGACAGCCGAGGATTGCCTCAGTGGTTGCGCAttgcctcctcttctcctcttcag AGTGAGGAGGAAGGACTAATTCGGAAGCGAAGAAGTGAAGAGCTTAGAAGTAGATGGAGTGAAACTTGTTCCCGACTTCATCATGAATATTGTCGATCATCTCCAACTCTGTCCAATCCCTCTAGTGTTTTGAATCCACATCGACCGCCTCAACTCAATTTAACCTTATCGCAAACCGGTGATGCTATTGCAGCAAAGCAGCCTACTAACCATCCAGATAGCTCAGTGAAGGCTGATTTGGTTCTCGGGAGCCCGGGAGTTTCAACTTCTTCGGTTGCGAAAACACACCAAGAGCGCCTCAAGGATTCGATTGGGTGCACGCAAGACATGTTCGCCGGTCACCGAAGTGCTAAAGTTGGTGGCATTTCCGACATCGACATGTTCAAGAGGCTATTTAGTGGGCTCACAGAGAAAGTCAGTTGGCAACAGGAAGCAGCTTCAGCTGTTGCTTCTGTTGTGATGCAATGCAAGTCGGGTAACGGAAAGAGGCGCGGCCGTGCTACGAAAGGCGATATATGGCTTCTTCTTGCGGGGCCGGACAAAATCGGTAAGAAGAAGATGGCCACTGCTCTATCCGAGCTAATGTTTGGTACTGGTCCTATGGTTGTGAACTTTGGTCATTCACCAAGCACCTTTGGTGATGTCGAAGAGTCTAATTTAAGTCTCCGCGGAAGGACATCGATGGATCGAATAGCGGAAGAAGCACGCCGAAACCCTTTTTCGATGATAGTCCTTGAGAACATAGATCAAGCGGACATGCTAGCTCAGGGTAAGATTAAGAAAGCAATCGAGAGAGGGCATCTCGTTGATTCGTATGGTCGGGAGGTCAGTTTAGGGAGTATCGTCTTTGTTCTTACTTCAGATTGGCTACCGGAAGGCCTAAAGAGCTCATATAGTTCCCTCATCGAGTATGAGAAAACCATAGTTGATTCTGCCCGTGGCGGATTTGAATTGGAGCTTACAATCGGGAACAAGACCGGGAAACGACATCCGACTTCAATTTGCTACGATGATAGACCAATTAAGCTTAGGAAGGATAGCTCCGTAAGCACTAGCCTTTCCCTCGACCTTAACCTATCAGTCGGTGAGCATGAGTTCGACAAGGGCAGGCTCACGGTTAGCCACTCAACATCTTCCTTGGCCTCAGACCTCACCCAACTAGTCGACGGTGTTGTAATGTTCAAGCCAGTTCACTTTGCTCAGCTACAACGGGACGTTGTCGAGTCCGTGTCAATGAAATTCACAACCACGGTGGGTGAGGGGATCGCAATTAGGATCGACGAcgaagctctggacaaaatcacCGGCGGTCTATGGCTCAGTGGCGCAACATTGGATGACTGGGCTGAAAGGGTGTTGGTGCCCAGCCTGAACCAACTAAGGGACAATTTGAAACATGAACCTGGACCAAGACTCATTCGACTCTCCGCGACTAAGAGGGACCAAACGAGAAGCAATGCGAAGGAGTGGTTACCAACGACTGTGGCCATTGCTATCGATCGCGACCACGATAGCTGA